A window of Panicum virgatum strain AP13 chromosome 8K, P.virgatum_v5, whole genome shotgun sequence contains these coding sequences:
- the LOC120646017 gene encoding uncharacterized protein LOC120646017, whose translation MRVKEPGHWFQVTQIGTLMKVSGVAWVKKGVLRLSKSVVSLALSDGDTVLFSCSGIAIKFMMNATRFLTSASLVRAFESYKDKNHNNLKIEVRHEGKVATGFLKESDLDLEIAIVHIDSSFDVRPVFLYHWNQFMPYCDVVSLGRDTSGKLMAITGKLTRDRSGSNESEYLMFSSCKLSEVWEGGPLFSYDGEFVGMNLVPSMKKSFFLPTSLIIERLQHFWTSLERNAFLTRVKELKKLRVGELTDDTQDSQSEGAPNKDHLEVVGYPKPTGTGSGMKLVYTFEEPFGDVYQDGIWKKLGKRFCRKICRSVVSLASFTGDTRYFACSGIFIDWDGKCRDNECQIILTSASLVRNPDYPYDDGDKIVEGLSIEVRLPSNRRREGTLIHYNLQYNVALVSVQEFCAVPLAISKHGSLICSSKLVAAVGRCFKSNDLMASSGQLVPSWSGQFDCKKLHYSTCRITKAGIGGPLVDYDGNFIGMNFYDPKMGTPFLFCDDIVDILDCFKKRTGAEIDSFRVDGDDTVFVNSWPVPPPYWRCPGDPDGFSEYERKVLASGRKFNYYDGRVCK comes from the exons ATGAGAGTAAAAGAACCAGGTCATTGGTTTCAG GTGACTCAAATTGGTACCCTGATGAAGGTATCTGGAGTGGCCTGGGTAAAGAAAGGTGTTTTGAGATTGTCCAAAAGTGTTGTCTCGCTTGCTTTGTCAGATG GGGATACAGTGCTATTTTCGTGCTCTGGCATAGCTATAAAATTCATGATGAATGCTACAAGGTTTCTGACTTCAGCAAGTTTGGTTCGAGCTTTCGAGAGTTATAAAGACAAAAACCATAATAACCTTAAG ATTGAAGTGCGCCATGAAGGAAAAGTCGCCACTGGATTTCTGAAGGAATCTGATTTGGACCTTGAGATTGCTATTGTCCACATCGATTCCTCCTTTGATGTTCGTCCCGTATTTCTCTATCATTGGAATCAATTTATGCCCTATTGCGATGTAGTATCATTAGGGCGTGACACATCAGGcaaattaatggccataactgGGAAGCTTACTCGTGACCGGAGTGGATCTAATGAAAGTGAATATCTTATGTTCTCTTCTTGTAAATTATCTGAG GTTTGGGAAGGTGGCCCTCTTTTTAGTTATGATGGGGAGTTTGTTGGCATGAACCTTGTTCCAAGTATGAAAAAATCATTTTTCTTGCCCACGAGTTTGATTATTGAACGGCTGCAGCATTTCTGGACATCTCTGGAAAGGAATGCATTTCTGACACGGGTAAAAGAGTTAAAGAAATTGAG GGTTGGAGAACTGACAGATGATACACAGGACTCACAATCTGAAG GTGCTCCGAACAAGGATCATCTAGAAGTGGTGGGCTATCCCAAGCCAACTGGCACTGGCA GTGGAATGAAATTGGTTTATACTTTCGAAGAGCCTTTTGGTGATGTTTACCAAGATGGTATCTGGAAGAAACTTGGTAAAAGATTTTGTCGGAAGATATGTCGAAGTGTTGTCTCCCTTGCTTCATTTACTG GAGATACAAGGTATTTTGCATGTTCTGGAATTTTTATTGACTGGGATGGTAAATGCCGAGACAATGAATGCCAGATTATTCTGACTTCGGCGAGCTTAGTTAGAAATCCTGATTATCCCTATGATGATGGAGACAAGATTGTTGAAGGATTGAGT ATTGAAGTGCGTCTTCCGAGCAACAGACGAAGAGAAGGGACGTTAATACATTACAATTTGCAATATAATGTTGCTTTAGTCAGTGTCCAAGAATTCTGTGCTGTCCCTCTAGCCATTTCTAAACACGGGTCACTAATTTGTTCTTCTAAGTTAGTAGCTGCTGTTGGGCGTTGCTTCAAATCAAATGATTTGATGGCTTCAAGTGGGCAACTGGTTCCCTCCTGGTCGGGTCAATTTGATTGCAAAAAGCTTCATTACTCTACATGTCGTATCACTAAG GCCGGGATTGGAGGGCCCCTTGTTGATTATGATGGGAATTTtattggcatgaacttttatgATCCAAAAATGGGCACCCCGTTTCTGTTTTGTGATGATATTGTTGATATCCTGGATTGTTTTAAGAAAAG GACTGGTGCTGAAATTGACAGTTTCCGTGTTGATGGAGATGACACTGTTTTTGTGAACAG CTGGCCAGTGCCTCCTCCATATTGGAGGTGTCCAGGTGATCCAGATGGTTTTAGCGAATATGAGCGTAAAGTCCTAGCCAGCGGCCGCAAGTTTAACTACTATGATGGGCGGGTTTGCAAGTAG